A stretch of the Rosa rugosa chromosome 5, drRosRugo1.1, whole genome shotgun sequence genome encodes the following:
- the LOC133711271 gene encoding IAA-amino acid hydrolase ILR1-like 1 — MDLLQLWFLISIATPLCFSLNLQAPALDISTTYENHSLKDEIVRLAKEPSTANWMKDVRREIHENPELAYEEIKTSAVIRRELDRLGVSYRWPVAQTGVVATIGSGSPPFVALRADMDALPMQELVEWEHKSKVDGKFHACGHDAHVAMLLGAAKVLKQVEDELQGTVVLIFQPAEERGEGAKDMIKEGVLDNVEAIFGIHIVHRYPSGVFASRPGEFLAGCGSFKAKIIGKGGHAALPQQSIDPILAASASVVSLQSIVSREIDPLDSGVVSVAMIQAGSAFNVIPDSATIAGTYRAFSKKSFSALSQRIEEVVKGQAAVHRCSAEIEFLGEGNPNLPPTINDERIYEQVRGLSSELVGNENTELAPTFMGSEDFAFFLEKVPGSMFFLGTRNEKKGATHPPHSPYYFIDEDIFPIGAALHAKFAYSFLSDSAEKLQLHL, encoded by the exons ATGGACCTTCTGCAACTTTGGTTCCTAATCTCCATTGCCACACCCTTGTGCTTTTCTCTCAATCTCCAAGCACCTGCTCTTGATATTTCCACCACTTACGAGAATCACTCACTGAAGGATGAGATAGTGAGGCTGGCAAAGGAACCCAGCACAGCAAATTGGATGAAGGATGTGAGGAGAGAAATCCATGAAAACCCAGAACTTGCAtatgaagaaatcaaaacaagTGCAGTCATTCGGCGCGAGCTTGACAGATTAGGTGTTTCGTATAGATGGCCTGTCGCGCAGACCGGTGTAGTGGCCACTATTGGCTCTGGCTCTCCTCCTTTTGTTGCTCTAAGAGCTGATATGGATGCTCTGCCTATGCAG GAATTGGTGGAATGGGAGCACAAGAGCAAAGTGGACGGGAAATTCCATGCCTGTGGGCATGATGCACATGTTGCAATGCTTCTTGGTGCTGCAAAGGTACTCAAACAAGTCGAAGATGAATTGCAGGGAACTGTTGTTCTCATATTCCAGCCGGCTGAGGAACGTGGGGAAGGCGCAAAGGACATGATCAAAGAAGGGGTGCTTGACAATGTAGAGGCCATATTTGGGATTCACATTGTGCATAGATATCCTAGTGGAGTTTTTGCATCGAGGCCCGGAGAATTTCTAGCTGGGTGTGGGAGCTTCAAAGCAAAGATTATTGGGAAAGGGGGTCATGCAGCCCTTCCCCAACAGTCCATTGATCCAATTTTGGCAGCATCAGCATCAGTAGTTAGCTTGCAAAGCATTGTTTCTAGAGAAATAGACCCTCTAGATTCCGGG GTGGTTTCTGTAGCTATGATCCAAGCAGGGTCTGCATTTAACGTCATCCCAGACTCAGCTACAATAGCTGGTACTTATAGAGCTTTTAGCAAGAAAAGCTTCAGTGCACTCAGCCAAAGAATAGAAGAG GTTGTAAAAGGGCAGGCAGCTGTACATAGGTGCTCTGCTGAGATTGAATTTTTAGGGGAAGGAAATCCAAACCTTCCCCCTACCATAAATGATGAGAGAATTTATGAACAAGTTCGAGGATTATCAAGTGAACTTGTTGGAAATGAAAACACTGAGTTAGCTCCTACCTTCATGGGGAGTGAGGATTTTGCTTTCTTCTTAGAAAAGGTACCTGGATCAATGTTCTTCCTAGGCACAAGAAATGAGAAGAAAGGAGCGACACATCCCCCACACAGTCCTTACTATTTCATTGATGAAGATATCTTTCCAATTGGGGCTGCATTACATGCTAAGTTTGCCTATTCGTTCCTATCGGATTCGGCTGAGAAGTTGCAACTCCATTTGTGA
- the LOC133710649 gene encoding uncharacterized protein LOC133710649 isoform X1 → MGSTSAISLCSHPKFQLRRRFDSDGSKSDLFGLPARGVFVPLVVPLRRRCSVVKADGGGSRRPASSRRVYRESQSASSVAAPVKQLASFAVPAASFFAVTFVLWKLVEKLLVPKKGRMTSSVQSKAPEQGMKWAFSAGTNLLSGLGAKIERESKLKLNDFAKELRSFSSVDLSGRNFGDEGLFFLSESLGYNQTAEEVSFAANGITATGIKAFDGVLQSNIMLKTLNLSGNAIGDDGVKCLCDILANNNGIQKLQLNSTDVGDEGAKAIAELLKANSSLRVLELNNNMIDYSGFTSLAGALLENNTIRNLHLNGNYGGALGANALAKGLEGNKSLRELHLHGNSIGDEGVNALMSGLALHKGKLTLLDIGNNSISAKGAFHVGGYIKKTKSLLWLNLYMNDIGDEGAGHIADALKQNRTITTIDLGGNNIHAEGVTALAEALKDNSVITFLEVGYNPIGPDGVKALSEVLKFNGNIETLKLGWCQIGAKGAEFIADMLKYNTTIRVLDLRANGLRNEGASCLARSLKVVNEALTSLDLGFNEIRDDGAFAISQALKANEDVTVSSLNLSSNFLTKFGQSALTDARDHVYEMSEKEINIFF, encoded by the exons ATGGGCTCCACTTCCGCCATCTCTCTCTGCTCTCATCCCAAG TTTCAATTGAGGCGGAGATTCGACTCCGACGGCTCCAAGAGTGACCTGTTTGGCCTTCCGGCGCGCGGCGTTTTTGTACCGCTGGTCGTTCCGCTGAGGAGGAGATGCTCGGTGGTGAAAGCTGACGGCGGCGGTTCGAGAAGGCCGGCGAGCTCCCGGAGAGTTTATAGGGAGTCTCAGAGCGCCAGCTCTGTTGCTGCTCCGGTCAAGCAGCTCGCTTCTTTCGCAGTTCCGGCGGCTTCCTTCTTCGCTGTGACTTTCG TTTTGTGGAAGCTGGTGGAGAAGCTTCTTGTTCCGAAGAAGGGGAGGATGACTTCGTCTGTACAGAGCAAAGCGCCTGAACAAGGAATGAAGTGGGCATTTTCGGCTGGCACGAATTTGTTGTCAGGTCTTGGTGCAAAGATTGAGAGAGAGTCCAAGCTGAAGCTCAATGATTTCGCCAAGGAACTTAGGTCATTCAGTAGTGTGGATTTGTCAG GGCGTAACTTTGGAGATGAAGGATTATTTTTCCTTTCTGAGAGTCTGGGTTACAATcag ACTGCTGAAGAAGTAAGTTTTGCTGCAAACGGAATAACTGCTACCGGAATAAAAGCCTTTGATGGTGTTCTTCAATCTAACATCATGTTGAAGACTCTTAATCTCTCTGGGAATGCTATTGGAGATGATGGAGTAAAG TGCCTCTGTGATATATTGGCGAACAATAATGGCATTCAAAAGCTGCAGCTAAACAGTACTGACGTAGGGGATGAG GGTGCAAAGGCTATTGCAGAATTGTTGAAGGCAAATTCAAGCTTGCGTGTTCTTGAGCTTAACAACAATATGATTGACTACTCT GGATTTACAAGTCTTGCTGGGGCCCTTCTTGAGAACAATACAATACGGAACTTGCATTTAAA TGGCAACTATGGTGGAGCCTTGGGCGCCAATGCTTTAGCTAAAGGACTTGAGGGGAACAAGTCTTTAAGG GAACTTCATTTACACGGAAATTCTATTGGAGATGAAGGAGTCAATGCTTTGATGTCAGGTTTAGCCTTACATAAAG GTAAACTGACTCTTTTAGACATTGGCAACAACTCAATTAGTGCAAAAGGTGCTTTTCATGTTGGTGGATATATCAAAAAGACAAAGAGCTTGCTATGGTTGAACCTTTACATGAATGACATAGGGGATGAG GGAGCTGGACACATTGCAGAtgctttgaagcaaaaccgGACAATAACAACCATAGACTTG GGGGGAAATAACATCCATGCCGAGGGAGTGACTGCATTAGCTGAAGCGTTGAAAGATAATTCTGTTATTACATTT TTGGAAGTTGGTTATAATCCCATTGGACCAGATGGAGTGAAGGCTTTATCTGAAGTTCTCAAGTTTAATGGAAACATAGAAACCCTTAAGCTCGGCTGGTGCCAG ATAGGAGCAAAGGGTGCCGAGTTCATTGCAGATATGTTGAAATATAATACTACTATACGTGTTCTGGACTTACGGGCAAATGGACTACGCAATGAA GGTGCATCCTGCCTGGCTCGCAGTTTAAAAGTGGTTAATGAAGCTTTAACTTCATTAGATTTAGGGTTCAATGAAATTAGG GATGACGGGGCGTTTGCAATTTCTCAAGCCCTAAAGGCTAATGAAGATGTGACAGTCTCATCTCTGAACCTTTCAAGTAACTTCCTCACCAAATTTGGGCAG AGTGCTTTGACAGATGCAAGAGACCATGTGTATGAGATGAGTGAAAAGGAAATCAACATATTTTTCTAG
- the LOC133710649 gene encoding uncharacterized protein LOC133710649 isoform X2 has protein sequence MTSSVQSKAPEQGMKWAFSAGTNLLSGLGAKIERESKLKLNDFAKELRSFSSVDLSGRNFGDEGLFFLSESLGYNQTAEEVSFAANGITATGIKAFDGVLQSNIMLKTLNLSGNAIGDDGVKCLCDILANNNGIQKLQLNSTDVGDEGAKAIAELLKANSSLRVLELNNNMIDYSGFTSLAGALLENNTIRNLHLNGNYGGALGANALAKGLEGNKSLRELHLHGNSIGDEGVNALMSGLALHKGKLTLLDIGNNSISAKGAFHVGGYIKKTKSLLWLNLYMNDIGDEGAGHIADALKQNRTITTIDLGGNNIHAEGVTALAEALKDNSVITFLEVGYNPIGPDGVKALSEVLKFNGNIETLKLGWCQIGAKGAEFIADMLKYNTTIRVLDLRANGLRNEGASCLARSLKVVNEALTSLDLGFNEIRDDGAFAISQALKANEDVTVSSLNLSSNFLTKFGQSALTDARDHVYEMSEKEINIFF, from the exons ATGACTTCGTCTGTACAGAGCAAAGCGCCTGAACAAGGAATGAAGTGGGCATTTTCGGCTGGCACGAATTTGTTGTCAGGTCTTGGTGCAAAGATTGAGAGAGAGTCCAAGCTGAAGCTCAATGATTTCGCCAAGGAACTTAGGTCATTCAGTAGTGTGGATTTGTCAG GGCGTAACTTTGGAGATGAAGGATTATTTTTCCTTTCTGAGAGTCTGGGTTACAATcag ACTGCTGAAGAAGTAAGTTTTGCTGCAAACGGAATAACTGCTACCGGAATAAAAGCCTTTGATGGTGTTCTTCAATCTAACATCATGTTGAAGACTCTTAATCTCTCTGGGAATGCTATTGGAGATGATGGAGTAAAG TGCCTCTGTGATATATTGGCGAACAATAATGGCATTCAAAAGCTGCAGCTAAACAGTACTGACGTAGGGGATGAG GGTGCAAAGGCTATTGCAGAATTGTTGAAGGCAAATTCAAGCTTGCGTGTTCTTGAGCTTAACAACAATATGATTGACTACTCT GGATTTACAAGTCTTGCTGGGGCCCTTCTTGAGAACAATACAATACGGAACTTGCATTTAAA TGGCAACTATGGTGGAGCCTTGGGCGCCAATGCTTTAGCTAAAGGACTTGAGGGGAACAAGTCTTTAAGG GAACTTCATTTACACGGAAATTCTATTGGAGATGAAGGAGTCAATGCTTTGATGTCAGGTTTAGCCTTACATAAAG GTAAACTGACTCTTTTAGACATTGGCAACAACTCAATTAGTGCAAAAGGTGCTTTTCATGTTGGTGGATATATCAAAAAGACAAAGAGCTTGCTATGGTTGAACCTTTACATGAATGACATAGGGGATGAG GGAGCTGGACACATTGCAGAtgctttgaagcaaaaccgGACAATAACAACCATAGACTTG GGGGGAAATAACATCCATGCCGAGGGAGTGACTGCATTAGCTGAAGCGTTGAAAGATAATTCTGTTATTACATTT TTGGAAGTTGGTTATAATCCCATTGGACCAGATGGAGTGAAGGCTTTATCTGAAGTTCTCAAGTTTAATGGAAACATAGAAACCCTTAAGCTCGGCTGGTGCCAG ATAGGAGCAAAGGGTGCCGAGTTCATTGCAGATATGTTGAAATATAATACTACTATACGTGTTCTGGACTTACGGGCAAATGGACTACGCAATGAA GGTGCATCCTGCCTGGCTCGCAGTTTAAAAGTGGTTAATGAAGCTTTAACTTCATTAGATTTAGGGTTCAATGAAATTAGG GATGACGGGGCGTTTGCAATTTCTCAAGCCCTAAAGGCTAATGAAGATGTGACAGTCTCATCTCTGAACCTTTCAAGTAACTTCCTCACCAAATTTGGGCAG AGTGCTTTGACAGATGCAAGAGACCATGTGTATGAGATGAGTGAAAAGGAAATCAACATATTTTTCTAG
- the LOC133707969 gene encoding snakin-2-like, with translation MASRFLLVAAVLVFCIAQVSADAKVEDHETKAVVKGPNRRLLPYLNCEGLCKARCSLHSRPNRCNRACGTCCVRCKCVPPGTAGNREVCGSCYTDMTTHGNRLKCP, from the exons ATGGCGTCACGTTTTCTTCTTGTCGCCGCGGTTTTGGTCTTCTGCATAGCACAGGTTTCAGCTGATGCCAAGGTGGAAGACCATGAAACCAAG GCGGTGGTGAAAGGACCTAACAGAAGACTGTTACCATATCTGA aCTGTGAAGGGCTATGTAAGGCTCGTTGCAGCTTGCACTCGAGGCCAAATAGGTGCAACAGGGCATGTGGAACTTGCTGTGTAAGGTGCAAGTGTGTTCCTCCGGGCACCGCGGGCAATAGAGAGGTCTGTGGATCATGCTATACTGATATGACCACTCATGGCAACCGCCTCAAGTGCCCTTAA